The following coding sequences lie in one Actinomyces capricornis genomic window:
- a CDS encoding DUF4191 domain-containing protein produces the protein MSTTQDPKPAKRRRLAQYVQNVKDSYTISRRTYPWVGWAMLGGALAVLALAVGLSYATGLALWYCLSLGLLVALLVVMTILSLTVRPAAYSQLEGHPGAAKAVLDEVGRGWYVESDPVGINPKTQDVVWRLVGRPGVVLVAEGPLQRVQKLAKEQHRAVHRILSTVPIHTIYVGTGKDQVRLKDLRSTLRKLPTKPLRLTDAEISQVAKRLSTLANRSIPQANKGIDPTKVRIDRRAMRGR, from the coding sequence GTGAGCACCACCCAGGACCCCAAGCCCGCCAAGAGGCGCCGCCTGGCGCAGTACGTCCAGAACGTCAAGGACTCCTACACGATCTCCCGGCGCACCTACCCGTGGGTGGGCTGGGCGATGCTCGGTGGCGCCCTGGCGGTTCTGGCGCTGGCCGTCGGGCTGTCCTACGCGACCGGGCTGGCCCTGTGGTACTGCCTCAGCCTGGGCCTTCTCGTGGCCCTGCTGGTGGTCATGACCATCTTGTCCCTCACGGTGCGCCCGGCCGCCTACAGCCAGCTCGAGGGGCACCCCGGCGCGGCCAAGGCCGTCCTGGACGAGGTGGGCCGCGGCTGGTACGTGGAGTCCGACCCGGTGGGCATCAACCCCAAGACCCAGGACGTCGTCTGGCGCCTGGTGGGACGCCCCGGCGTCGTCCTGGTGGCCGAGGGCCCCCTCCAGCGGGTCCAGAAGCTGGCCAAGGAGCAGCACCGCGCCGTCCACCGCATCCTGTCCACCGTGCCGATCCACACCATCTACGTGGGCACGGGCAAGGACCAGGTGCGCCTGAAGGACCTGCGCTCCACCCTGCGCAAGCTGCCCACCAAGCCCCTGCGCCTGACCGACGCCGAGATCTCCCAGGTCGCCAAGCGACTGAGCACGCTGGCCAACCGGAGCATCCCCCAGGCAAACAAGGGCATCGACCCCACCAAGGTCCGCATCGACCGGCGCGCCATGCGGGGCCGCTGA
- a CDS encoding lipoyl synthase, translated as MRVEARNAQTPIESKPDWLRTKAVVSETYQEVRGLVREKKLHTVCAEANCPNIYECWNDREATFLIGGELCTRRCDFCDIATGRPTEYDVDEPRRVAASIKEMDLRYATVTGVSRDDLPDGGAWLYAETARQIHQVSPGTGVELLIPDFKVDPEALGEVFSSRPEVLGHNLETVPRIFKRIRPAFSYEGSLEVITAASEAGLVTKSNLILGMGETRAEIEEAMAALVAARCDILTITQYMRPSKLHHPIDRWVKPQEFVELSELAEDMGFAAVMSGPMVRSSYRAGMLWGRAMTTRGWPVPEHLAELAKPSTARQEASALVAHLAAS; from the coding sequence CTGCGCGTCGAGGCCCGCAACGCCCAGACCCCCATCGAGTCCAAGCCCGACTGGCTGCGGACCAAGGCGGTGGTCTCCGAGACCTACCAGGAGGTCCGGGGACTGGTGCGCGAGAAGAAGCTGCACACGGTGTGCGCCGAGGCCAACTGCCCCAATATCTACGAGTGCTGGAACGACCGGGAGGCCACCTTCCTCATCGGCGGGGAGCTGTGCACCCGCCGCTGCGACTTCTGCGACATCGCCACCGGCCGGCCCACCGAGTACGACGTCGATGAGCCCCGCCGCGTCGCCGCCTCGATCAAGGAGATGGACCTGCGCTACGCCACCGTCACCGGCGTCTCACGCGATGATCTGCCCGACGGCGGGGCCTGGCTCTACGCCGAGACCGCCCGCCAGATCCACCAGGTCTCCCCCGGCACCGGCGTGGAGCTGCTCATCCCCGACTTCAAGGTGGACCCCGAGGCGCTGGGCGAGGTCTTCTCCTCCCGCCCCGAGGTCCTGGGGCACAATCTGGAGACCGTGCCGCGCATCTTCAAGCGCATCCGCCCGGCCTTCTCCTACGAGGGCAGCCTGGAGGTCATCACCGCGGCCTCAGAGGCGGGCCTGGTAACCAAGTCCAACCTCATCCTGGGCATGGGCGAGACCCGCGCCGAGATCGAGGAGGCGATGGCCGCCCTGGTGGCCGCCAGGTGCGACATCCTGACCATCACCCAGTACATGCGCCCCTCCAAGCTCCACCACCCCATCGACCGGTGGGTCAAGCCCCAGGAGTTCGTCGAGCTCAGCGAGCTGGCCGAGGACATGGGCTTCGCCGCCGTCATGAGCGGCCCCATGGTCCGCTCCTCCTACCGGGCGGGCATGCTGTGGGGCCGGGCCATGACCACGCGGGGCTGGCCCGTTCCCGAGCACCTGGCCGAGCTGGCCAAGCCCAGCACCGCCCGCCAGGAGGCCTCCGCCCTCGTGGCCCACCTCGCCGCGTCCTGA
- the lipB gene encoding lipoyl(octanoyl) transferase LipB, which yields MRRENIDLGSRLIPYQEGWDLQRRIHAQVAAGEAPSTLLLLEHEPVYTVGRRAHSWERPAGDVVEPGSVPVITVDRGGKTTWHGPGQLTVYPIVRLAAPLDVIAYVRALEAAVMELCGSYGLATMRVEGRSGVWVPGQPPARDPAVGEAGAGQGAINRNSGSQGSASQGNAGQTTAHRDRAGGTAAPRRERKVCALGVRVSRGVTMHGIGLNVDPDLEAFSLERIIPCGIEDAGVTSLSRELGRTLATADPADALARALSTHLAPLMAPTDGADRS from the coding sequence GTGCGCCGTGAGAATATCGATCTGGGCTCCAGGCTCATCCCCTACCAGGAGGGCTGGGACCTCCAGCGCCGCATCCACGCGCAGGTCGCCGCAGGAGAGGCGCCCAGCACCCTGCTCCTCCTGGAGCATGAGCCGGTCTACACGGTGGGGCGGCGCGCCCACTCCTGGGAGCGGCCCGCGGGAGACGTCGTCGAGCCGGGATCGGTCCCTGTCATCACCGTGGACCGCGGCGGCAAGACCACCTGGCACGGCCCCGGGCAGTTGACCGTCTACCCCATCGTGCGCCTGGCCGCGCCCCTGGATGTCATCGCCTACGTGCGCGCCCTGGAGGCCGCGGTGATGGAGCTGTGCGGCTCCTACGGCCTGGCGACCATGCGGGTGGAGGGCCGCTCCGGGGTCTGGGTGCCCGGGCAGCCGCCGGCCCGAGATCCTGCGGTCGGCGAGGCCGGGGCCGGCCAGGGCGCCATCAACCGGAACAGCGGGAGCCAGGGCAGTGCCAGCCAGGGCAATGCTGGCCAGACCACTGCTCACCGGGACCGCGCCGGGGGGACTGCGGCTCCCCGGCGCGAGCGCAAGGTCTGCGCCCTGGGCGTGAGGGTCTCGCGGGGCGTGACCATGCACGGCATCGGCCTGAATGTCGATCCCGACCTGGAGGCCTTCTCCCTGGAGCGCATCATCCCCTGCGGCATTGAGGACGCCGGGGTGACCTCCTTGAGCCGGGAGCTGGGGCGCACGCTGGCCACCGCCGATCCGGCCGACGCCCTGGCCCGGGCACTGAGCACCCATCTGGCCCCGCTGATGGCCCCCACTGATGGCGCAGACAGATCCTGA
- a CDS encoding protein kinase domain-containing protein: protein MEGLPPELHRALAEAGLTLGAPLGRSLSLTAPRRALDAAGEHVVVRLIDVPEGSAGAGVLRRLADLRGLCHPGLVPIREVISLPGNRAAVVMDLIDGASLDVVLGARGRLTIGQMARLLDALGSALAHMHEHGCAHGDISAGNVVIRLDGEPVLVDLLGSFMESGTQGCAAPERLAGGPATAASDVYALAALVRECAGTGGTGARRATRILADALVLDPQERPSARDLAARAPEMGSQAPIELPDGARLAAGSLRAAARTPTRTIGSRLQRSRRRAPVVALTYGQARPQRGWAAGRRRLAGAAAVIVLATSGWALTHPAAAATALRSWPLSAVVPSAAESQGGGATAPASATPPPAAEEGGGLSQQATTQADARTGAQTTAQAGAVTGDDGDMTAVVLALASARDEALMAGDAAGLAATTVPGSPAALADAGVLESLLASGESIKGLQTSVSQVQEVVVPAEVAAAWPGARAVLVTQSQGPYTRRGEDGARTVPALASRQVVLVLVPGPWRVLEVEEAQ from the coding sequence GTGGAGGGCCTGCCGCCTGAGCTCCACCGTGCCCTGGCCGAGGCGGGCCTGACCCTCGGGGCGCCCCTGGGGCGCAGCCTGAGCCTGACCGCGCCGCGCCGGGCCCTGGACGCGGCGGGCGAGCACGTCGTCGTACGGCTGATCGACGTGCCCGAGGGCAGCGCTGGCGCCGGGGTGCTGCGGCGCCTGGCCGACCTGCGCGGCCTGTGCCACCCCGGTCTGGTCCCCATCCGCGAGGTCATCAGCCTGCCCGGCAATCGCGCGGCCGTCGTCATGGACCTCATTGATGGCGCCAGCCTCGATGTCGTCCTGGGCGCCCGGGGCCGGCTGACCATCGGGCAGATGGCCCGGCTCCTGGATGCCCTGGGCTCGGCCCTGGCCCATATGCATGAGCACGGGTGCGCCCACGGGGACATCTCCGCGGGTAACGTCGTCATCCGGCTCGACGGCGAGCCGGTGCTCGTGGACCTGCTGGGCTCCTTCATGGAATCGGGCACGCAGGGCTGCGCGGCCCCCGAGCGACTGGCGGGCGGCCCGGCCACCGCGGCCTCGGATGTCTACGCCCTGGCGGCCCTCGTGCGCGAGTGCGCCGGCACCGGGGGCACTGGTGCGCGTCGGGCCACGCGGATCCTGGCAGACGCCCTGGTCCTGGATCCCCAGGAGCGGCCCAGCGCGCGAGACCTGGCGGCCAGGGCGCCCGAGATGGGCTCCCAAGCGCCCATCGAGCTGCCCGACGGCGCCCGCCTGGCCGCGGGCTCCCTGCGTGCCGCCGCCCGCACCCCCACGCGCACGATCGGCTCCAGGCTGCAGCGCTCACGCAGGCGCGCTCCCGTCGTCGCCCTGACCTACGGCCAGGCCAGACCCCAGCGCGGATGGGCCGCAGGTCGGCGCCGCCTGGCCGGCGCTGCCGCCGTCATCGTGCTGGCCACCTCCGGCTGGGCGCTGACCCACCCCGCCGCGGCCGCCACTGCCCTGCGATCCTGGCCGTTGAGCGCCGTCGTCCCCTCCGCTGCCGAGTCGCAGGGCGGGGGCGCCACGGCACCCGCCTCCGCGACGCCCCCGCCCGCCGCGGAGGAGGGAGGCGGCCTCTCGCAGCAGGCAACTACTCAGGCCGATGCCCGCACTGGTGCCCAGACAACCGCCCAGGCCGGTGCGGTGACGGGTGATGATGGGGATATGACGGCGGTGGTGCTGGCGTTGGCCTCGGCTCGCGATGAGGCGCTCATGGCCGGTGACGCCGCGGGGCTGGCGGCCACGACCGTGCCCGGCTCGCCTGCCGCCCTGGCTGACGCGGGGGTGCTGGAGTCGCTGCTGGCCTCGGGGGAGAGCATCAAGGGCCTGCAGACCTCGGTCAGCCAGGTCCAGGAGGTGGTGGTGCCTGCCGAGGTGGCCGCTGCCTGGCCGGGTGCGCGGGCGGTGCTGGTCACCCAGTCCCAGGGCCCCTACACCCGCAGGGGCGAGGACGGTGCCCGCACGGTCCCGGCCCTGGCTTCCCGCCAGGTGGTGCTCGTCCTGGTGCCCGGCCCCTGGAGGGTGCTGGAGGTGGAAGAGGCCCAATGA
- the sucB gene encoding 2-oxoglutarate dehydrogenase, E2 component, dihydrolipoamide succinyltransferase, with protein sequence MSESVKMPALGESVTEGTVSSWLKAVGDTVEVDEPLLEVATDKVDTEVPSPAAGVVLEIRVAEDETVEVGTVLAIIGQPSEATASPEPAQPAPQAAPEPETPAAPETAAPAPAAPAEAATAPSSAGAQGVEVPMPALGESVTEGTVSSWLKAVGDTVEVDEPLLEVATDKVDTEVPSPAAGVVLEIRVAEDETVEVGTVLAIIGDPSEASTSPEPAQPAPEAAPEPQAPAAPETAAPAPAAPVEAAAAPAAPAPAPSAAAQTAYVTPIVRKLARDKGVDLSTITGTGVGGRIRKQDVEAAAKAAQEAREAEQAAQATAAAPASQGAAAPTSAPASAKPAVDTVLRGKTEKMSRLRQVISERMVDSLQTSAQLTTVVEVDVTRVAALRARAKNDFLARNGTKLTFLPFFVAAATEALKAHPKINASIDGKQVTYHDVEHVGIAVDTPRGLLVPVVKNAGDLNIPGLAKRINDLAARTRDNKVNPDELSGSTFTITNTGSGGALFDTPIINQPEVAILGLGAITKQPRIIKDADGGEVIAIRSVCYLALSYDHRLVDGADAARYLMTVKKRLEDGDFAGDLGL encoded by the coding sequence ATGTCCGAGTCCGTGAAGATGCCCGCCCTGGGTGAGTCGGTGACCGAGGGGACTGTCTCGTCCTGGCTCAAGGCCGTGGGAGACACCGTCGAGGTCGACGAGCCCCTCCTGGAGGTGGCCACCGACAAGGTCGACACCGAGGTCCCCTCCCCCGCCGCCGGCGTGGTCCTGGAGATCCGCGTCGCCGAGGACGAGACCGTCGAGGTCGGCACCGTCCTGGCCATCATCGGCCAGCCCTCCGAGGCCACCGCCTCCCCCGAGCCGGCCCAGCCCGCCCCCCAGGCGGCACCCGAGCCCGAGACCCCCGCCGCCCCCGAGACGGCCGCCCCAGCGCCCGCAGCCCCTGCTGAAGCCGCCACGGCGCCGTCGTCGGCAGGCGCGCAGGGGGTGGAGGTGCCCATGCCCGCCCTGGGTGAGTCGGTGACCGAGGGGACTGTCTCGTCCTGGCTCAAGGCCGTGGGAGACACCGTCGAGGTCGACGAGCCCCTCCTGGAGGTGGCCACCGACAAGGTCGACACCGAGGTCCCCTCCCCCGCCGCCGGCGTGGTCCTGGAGATCCGCGTCGCCGAGGACGAGACCGTCGAGGTCGGCACCGTCCTGGCCATCATCGGCGACCCCTCCGAGGCCTCCACCTCCCCCGAGCCGGCCCAGCCCGCCCCCGAGGCAGCACCCGAGCCCCAGGCCCCCGCCGCCCCCGAGACGGCCGCCCCAGCGCCCGCAGCTCCCGTTGAAGCCGCTGCGGCACCCGCCGCACCCGCCCCGGCCCCCTCCGCTGCCGCGCAGACGGCCTATGTGACACCGATCGTGCGCAAGCTGGCCCGGGACAAGGGCGTGGACCTGTCCACCATCACGGGCACGGGCGTGGGCGGGCGCATCCGCAAGCAGGATGTCGAGGCCGCCGCCAAGGCGGCCCAGGAGGCCCGCGAGGCGGAGCAGGCGGCTCAGGCCACTGCCGCCGCACCGGCGTCGCAGGGCGCCGCGGCCCCCACGAGCGCCCCGGCCTCGGCCAAGCCCGCGGTGGACACCGTGCTGCGCGGTAAGACCGAGAAGATGAGCCGGCTGCGCCAGGTCATCTCCGAGCGTATGGTGGACTCCCTGCAGACCTCCGCCCAGTTGACCACGGTCGTGGAGGTGGACGTGACCCGCGTGGCGGCACTGCGCGCCCGGGCCAAGAACGACTTCCTGGCCCGCAACGGCACCAAGCTCACCTTCCTGCCCTTCTTCGTGGCCGCGGCCACCGAGGCGCTCAAGGCCCACCCGAAGATCAACGCCTCGATCGACGGCAAGCAGGTGACCTACCACGACGTCGAGCACGTGGGCATCGCGGTGGACACCCCGCGCGGCCTGCTGGTGCCCGTGGTCAAGAACGCCGGGGACCTCAACATCCCCGGCCTGGCCAAGCGCATCAACGACCTGGCTGCCCGCACCCGGGACAACAAGGTCAACCCCGATGAGCTCTCCGGCTCGACCTTCACGATCACCAACACCGGCTCGGGCGGCGCCCTGTTCGATACCCCGATCATCAACCAGCCCGAGGTCGCGATCCTCGGACTGGGGGCGATCACCAAGCAGCCGCGCATCATCAAGGACGCCGACGGCGGAGAGGTCATCGCCATCCGCTCGGTGTGCTACCTGGCGCTGTCCTACGACCACCGACTGGTCGACGGCGCCGACGCCGCCCGCTACCTCATGACGGTCAAGAAGCGTCTGGAGGACGGCGACTTCGCCGGCGACCTGGGACTGTGA
- the lpdA gene encoding dihydrolipoyl dehydrogenase, whose product MTETVYDMVILGAGSGGYAAALRGAQLGLKVALVEADKVGGTCLHRGCVPTKAVLHAAETAEAVREAGALGIQAAFEGVDMAGVQKYKNGIVSRMYKGLEGLVSSRGIEVVHGWGRLVDPRTVEVDGRRLSGKNVILASGSYAKTIGQEISGGVMTSEEALELDHVPASAIILGGGVIGVEFASAWASLGSQVTIIEGLPHLVPNEDEAISKQLERAFRKRKIAFHTNTMFESVERHEGGVTVRTADGKTYDAEVLLIAVGRGPATKDLGYEEAGIAMDRGFVLTDEHCRTNVEGVWAVGDIVPGVQLAHRGFAQGIAVAERIAGLDPQPVDDNLVPKVTFCEPEIASVGLSEAKAVEIHGRDSVTTAEFNVAGNAKSQILGTQGFVKLVSLKDGPILGFHAIGTRMGEQVGEGQLMVSWEADAQDVASLIHAHPTQNETLGEAAMALAGKPLHNHG is encoded by the coding sequence GTGACAGAGACCGTCTACGACATGGTCATTCTGGGCGCGGGCTCGGGCGGCTACGCCGCCGCCCTGCGCGGCGCCCAGTTGGGACTCAAGGTGGCGCTGGTGGAGGCCGACAAGGTCGGCGGCACCTGCCTGCACCGCGGGTGCGTGCCCACCAAGGCCGTGCTCCACGCCGCTGAGACGGCCGAAGCGGTGCGCGAGGCCGGGGCCCTGGGCATCCAGGCCGCCTTCGAGGGCGTGGACATGGCCGGGGTCCAGAAGTACAAGAACGGGATCGTCTCCCGGATGTACAAGGGCCTGGAGGGCCTGGTGTCCTCACGCGGCATCGAGGTCGTCCACGGCTGGGGCCGCCTGGTGGACCCTCGCACCGTCGAGGTCGACGGCCGGCGCCTGAGCGGCAAGAACGTCATCCTGGCCTCGGGCTCCTACGCCAAGACCATCGGCCAGGAGATCTCCGGTGGCGTCATGACCTCCGAGGAGGCCCTGGAGCTGGACCACGTGCCCGCCTCGGCCATCATCCTGGGCGGTGGGGTTATCGGCGTGGAGTTCGCCTCCGCCTGGGCCTCCCTGGGCAGTCAAGTCACCATCATCGAGGGCCTGCCCCACTTGGTCCCCAATGAGGACGAGGCCATCTCCAAGCAGCTCGAGCGCGCCTTCCGCAAGCGCAAGATCGCCTTCCACACCAACACGATGTTCGAGTCCGTGGAGCGCCATGAGGGCGGCGTGACCGTGCGCACCGCCGACGGTAAGACCTACGACGCCGAGGTCCTGCTCATCGCGGTGGGCCGCGGCCCGGCCACCAAGGACCTGGGCTATGAGGAGGCCGGGATCGCCATGGACCGCGGCTTCGTCCTGACCGACGAGCACTGCCGCACCAATGTTGAGGGCGTGTGGGCCGTGGGCGATATCGTCCCCGGTGTCCAGCTCGCCCACCGCGGCTTCGCCCAGGGCATCGCCGTGGCCGAGCGGATCGCCGGCCTGGACCCCCAGCCGGTCGACGACAACCTCGTCCCCAAGGTGACCTTCTGCGAGCCCGAGATCGCCTCGGTGGGCCTGTCGGAGGCCAAGGCGGTGGAGATCCACGGCAGGGACTCGGTGACTACCGCGGAGTTCAACGTCGCCGGCAACGCCAAGAGCCAGATCCTGGGCACCCAGGGATTCGTCAAGCTCGTGTCCCTCAAGGACGGCCCGATCCTGGGCTTCCACGCCATCGGCACCCGGATGGGCGAGCAGGTCGGTGAGGGACAGCTCATGGTCTCCTGGGAGGCCGATGCCCAGGACGTCGCCTCACTCATCCACGCCCACCCCACCCAGAACGAGACCCTCGGCGAGGCTGCCATGGCACTCGCCGGCAAGCCGCTGCACAACCACGGCTGA
- a CDS encoding leucyl aminopeptidase, with the protein MSTFELSSVLPTASRSDSAQEPLKPSPEILVLAAAPSQDDDTRPILLIDGAVGTGVDTDALAGLLPRLGFTGGQDAVQHLPASVVTDEDYEGPEILLVVGLGAAWANSDPALAGTVDDEAALGADRAGLLRRAAGRASRALAGCSWAVMALPTLNDTELASVIQGAALGAYRWSGREGTGSSTGSTGSAASSDSQDTQDPAAATSTSAPGAATAGGAGAPKAPVERVTVLSPLASGPEAEEALSFALALAEATTLARDLVNEPPNRLTPQAFAQRAVQVAEEASVTAEVWDEHALAQEGFGGILAVGQGSDQPPRLVRLEWAPPQAEGHVALIGKGITFDSGGLSLKPPASMPEMKSDMAGAAAVLGAVLAAARLELPVRVTGWLALAENMPGPGAQRPSDIITMLSGKTVEVTNTDAEGRLVMADALARAVTEQPDAVLDVATLTGAQIVALGDHVAGVMGTPTLREEVVAAAQRAGEAFWPMPLPSGLRPALKSTVADLINANTSSRAGGMLTAGLFLREFVGDTPWAHLDVAGPAFNDKSAWGLTPSGGTGMGVATLLELLRSRALTH; encoded by the coding sequence GTGAGCACTTTCGAGCTGTCCAGCGTCCTTCCCACCGCCAGCAGGAGTGATTCGGCCCAGGAGCCGCTCAAGCCCAGCCCCGAGATACTGGTCCTGGCCGCCGCCCCGAGCCAGGACGACGACACCCGCCCGATCCTGCTCATCGACGGCGCCGTGGGCACCGGCGTCGACACCGACGCCCTCGCCGGGCTCCTGCCGCGCCTCGGGTTCACCGGGGGGCAGGACGCCGTCCAGCACCTGCCCGCCTCGGTCGTCACCGACGAGGACTATGAGGGGCCCGAGATCCTGCTCGTGGTCGGCCTGGGGGCGGCCTGGGCCAACTCCGACCCCGCCCTGGCGGGCACCGTCGACGACGAGGCGGCCCTGGGAGCCGACCGCGCCGGCCTGCTGCGGCGGGCGGCGGGACGCGCCTCCCGGGCCCTGGCCGGGTGCAGCTGGGCGGTCATGGCGCTACCGACCCTCAACGACACCGAGCTCGCCAGTGTCATCCAGGGCGCCGCCCTGGGGGCCTACCGCTGGTCGGGGAGGGAAGGCACCGGGAGCAGCACGGGCTCCACCGGCTCAGCGGCCTCATCGGACTCGCAGGACACCCAGGACCCGGCTGCAGCGACCAGCACCAGCGCCCCCGGGGCGGCGACAGCCGGCGGCGCAGGCGCGCCCAAGGCGCCCGTGGAGCGCGTGACCGTCCTCTCCCCCCTGGCCAGCGGGCCGGAGGCCGAGGAGGCGCTGTCCTTCGCCCTCGCCCTGGCCGAGGCCACCACCCTGGCCCGGGACCTGGTCAACGAGCCGCCCAACCGGCTCACTCCGCAGGCCTTCGCCCAGCGCGCCGTCCAGGTCGCCGAGGAGGCCTCAGTGACCGCCGAGGTGTGGGACGAGCACGCCCTGGCCCAGGAGGGCTTCGGCGGCATCCTCGCCGTCGGGCAGGGCTCGGACCAGCCCCCGCGCCTGGTCCGCCTGGAGTGGGCCCCGCCGCAGGCCGAGGGCCATGTGGCACTCATCGGCAAGGGCATCACCTTCGACTCCGGCGGCCTGTCCCTCAAGCCGCCCGCCTCCATGCCCGAGATGAAGTCGGACATGGCCGGCGCCGCCGCCGTCCTGGGGGCCGTCCTGGCCGCCGCCCGCCTCGAGCTGCCCGTGCGGGTCACCGGCTGGCTGGCCCTGGCGGAGAACATGCCCGGCCCCGGCGCGCAGCGCCCCAGCGACATCATCACCATGCTCTCCGGGAAGACCGTCGAGGTGACCAACACCGATGCCGAGGGCCGCCTCGTCATGGCCGACGCCCTCGCCCGGGCGGTGACCGAGCAGCCCGACGCCGTCCTGGATGTGGCCACCCTCACCGGAGCCCAGATCGTGGCCCTGGGCGACCACGTGGCCGGAGTCATGGGCACCCCCACCCTGCGCGAGGAGGTCGTGGCCGCCGCGCAGCGCGCAGGCGAGGCCTTCTGGCCCATGCCCCTGCCCTCGGGCCTGCGCCCCGCCCTGAAGTCCACCGTGGCAGACCTCATCAATGCCAACACCTCCTCCCGAGCCGGGGGGATGCTCACCGCAGGCCTGTTCCTGCGCGAGTTCGTCGGGGATACGCCCTGGGCGCACCTGGATGTGGCGGGCCCCGCCTTCAACGACAAGTCCGCCTGGGGCCTGACCCCCAGCGGCGGCACCGGCATGGGCGTGGCCACCCTCCTGGAACTGCTTCGCTCACGCGCCCTGACCCACTGA
- a CDS encoding LysR family transcriptional regulator, with translation MELRHLIYFEAVVRHCGFTRAAEALHVAQPSVSAQIKQLERTLGVQLLIRTARSITLTPAGERLLHRTRRIMDELEAARQEMAAHAAALRGHVRIGATPIVGDLPLADLLARFRRTYPGVSLDLSSDLVDALLDRLAAAELDVVIGPLHAPDSRFITHTVADEHIVLITSTDDERSLTNVRQVAEEPFICLPQGSGLHDILMRCTAQEGFAPQILMATHSPHSIRDLVSTGMGVALVAESSTTAPGQPVKVHQLRHAPDHPPIAVFTAKSRTDPAVRALCDLIAGSGHAAGTELAVTR, from the coding sequence GTGGAGTTGCGTCACCTCATCTACTTCGAGGCGGTCGTCCGCCATTGCGGCTTCACCCGCGCCGCCGAGGCACTGCACGTGGCACAGCCCTCAGTCTCCGCTCAGATCAAGCAGCTTGAGAGGACTCTGGGGGTCCAACTGCTGATACGCACGGCGAGGAGTATCACCCTCACTCCGGCAGGCGAGCGGCTACTGCACCGGACCCGCCGGATCATGGATGAGCTGGAGGCGGCCCGCCAGGAGATGGCCGCCCATGCCGCTGCCCTGCGCGGCCACGTCCGCATCGGTGCGACCCCCATCGTCGGAGACCTTCCTCTTGCCGACCTGCTTGCCCGATTCCGACGTACCTACCCCGGTGTCAGCCTGGACCTATCCAGTGACCTGGTCGACGCACTCCTGGACCGCCTCGCCGCCGCCGAGCTCGATGTGGTCATCGGTCCTCTGCACGCCCCAGACTCGAGGTTCATCACCCATACCGTGGCCGATGAGCACATCGTCCTCATCACGAGCACTGACGACGAGCGCTCCCTGACCAACGTGCGACAGGTTGCCGAGGAGCCATTCATATGCCTACCGCAAGGCAGCGGCCTGCACGACATCTTGATGCGGTGCACGGCGCAGGAGGGGTTTGCCCCGCAGATCCTCATGGCGACGCACAGCCCGCACAGCATCCGCGACCTGGTCTCCACCGGCATGGGAGTGGCGCTGGTCGCCGAGTCCAGCACGACGGCTCCCGGGCAACCCGTCAAGGTCCACCAGCTGCGCCATGCCCCCGACCATCCGCCGATCGCGGTCTTCACTGCCAAAAGCCGCACCGACCCTGCGGTGCGGGCCCTGTGCGACCTCATCGCTGGCAGCGGTCACGCTGCGGGGACGGAGCTCGCCGTCACGCGATGA